One region of Citrus sinensis cultivar Valencia sweet orange chromosome 6, DVS_A1.0, whole genome shotgun sequence genomic DNA includes:
- the LOC102614938 gene encoding ALA-interacting subunit 1-like, with amino-acid sequence MPGSDSTAHRSKSRRPKYSQFSQQELPAFKLILTPGYVISTFIVVGLIFVPIGLISLFASETVVEIVDQYDNECIPKDFRDNKVEFIKNKQTNKSCTRTFTVPKQMKSPIFIYYQLENFYQNHRRYVKSRSDKQLQSKKNAAHIRECKPMGETDNKDPIIPCGLIAWSLFNDTYGFSVKGKDLKVNKRDIAWGSDKNYKFGADVFPKNFQVGDVGGKSLNSSIPLSEQEDLIVWMRTAALSTFRKLYGKIEDDLQANDVITVVVENNYNTYDFKGTKSLVLSTTSWIGGKNDFLGVTFITIGGICLFLAITFILLYVIKPRPLGDPSYLSWNRNSTPTPGR; translated from the exons ATGCCAGGATCCGATAGCACTGCTCACAGATCCAAATCAAGGAGACCAAAAT ATTCTCAGTTTTCCCAGCAAGAGCTTCCTgcatttaaattaattctcaCGCCAGGATAT GTGATTTCAACATTTATCGTTGTTGGATTAATCTTCGTTCCGATCGGTCTTATTTCGTTGTTTGCTTCCGAAACT GTGGTAGAAATTGTTGATCAATATGACAATGAATGTATTCCTAAAGATTTCCGGGACAATAAAgttgaatttatcaaaaacaaacaaactaaCAAGTCCTGTACCAGGACTTTCACT GTTCCAAAGCAGATGAAAAGCCCTATATTTATCTATTATCAGCTTGAAAACTTCTATCAAAATCATCGCCG ATATGTGAAGAGCCGAAGCGACAAACAGCTTCAGAGCAAAAAAAATGCTGCACATATAAGAGAATGCAAACCGATGGGGGAGACAGATAATAAAGATCCAATAATTCCATGTGGGCTAATTGCATGGAGTTTGTTCAATGACACTTACGGATTCTCTGTAAAAGGAAAGGATTTAAAAGTCAATAAGAGAGACATAGCATGGGGAAGTGACAAGAACTACAAATTTGGAGCTGATGTCTTCCCTAAAAATTTCCAAGTTGGTGATGTTGGTGGTAAAAGCCTTAATTCTAGCATTCCT TTGTCTGAACAAGAGGATCTTATTGTTTGGATGAGAACCGCAGCGCTGTCaacttttagaaaattatatgGGAAGATAGAGGATGATCTCCAAGCAAATGATGTTATAACAGTTGTAGTCGAGAACAATTATAACACATACGATTTCAAAGGCACAAAGAGTTTGGTGCTTTCAACTACAAGCTGGATTGGTGGCAAAAATGATTTCTTGGGCGTAACATTTATTACCATTGGTGGAATTTGCCTGTTCTTGGCGATAACCTTCATACTTTTATACGTCATCAAGCCACG GCCGCTTGGGGATCCATCATACTTGTCTTGGAACAGAAACTCAACTCCAACACCAggaagataa